A part of Andrena cerasifolii isolate SP2316 chromosome 10, iyAndCera1_principal, whole genome shotgun sequence genomic DNA contains:
- the LOC143374015 gene encoding uncharacterized protein LOC143374015 isoform X1 encodes MGKTPKKAAPGGDERNLYNRRPLKATTAASKASETNLHKRQRESESSHRAKLSGIQKKIPQGQKKNFQGKIPVASKLDLNRIAKPVGRPPNSSKEKKLVVPEKPEASNSASMRPESMELEVTAEVTVQNEDAQKDVSKDKQESVKECVDQAPPEPVAKEQENGTSKGTVEEERTEGQEALSETIEIKQVDEHEENDMILSYETEDSPVKAQEMKPPINESNDESKEELPLAEAKSDVIEKEDLQSESQTDTESLSVEVLESTTSEVSEVSEIVSQNDEEKEKEKEKEKEEKEKEEKEKEKLVAIAKETDVSFVSYDPAIMLKDVQIKLNDCMKENSKLFETSSAEHDTLTQPPKDSMSFGKTLRSMSGRRSLSRMRHVTLREHRYSPNNSMFVNTSMASLPSDETEDFKILRYSIGLSDPMSATNGSSTEKKRKHDGEEWSSALKKQKTESENSLLNTSISLLKGLRRPIQVSTPVSEMKFQSGKLDLTDEESNKSMNENAKKWCIIM; translated from the exons GGCTAAGCTGAGCGGCATACAGAAGAAGATACCGCAGGGTCAGAAGAAGAACTTTCAA GGAAAAATACCCGTGGCATCGAAGCTCGACTTGAATCGCATCGCGAAGCCAGTTGGCAGACCACCTAATAGCAGTAAGGAGAAGAAATTGGTGGTTCCAGAGAAGCCCGAGGCATCGAACTCTGCAAGCATGCGGCCAGAATCAATGGAGTTGGAAGTTACGGCAGAGGTAACTGTGCAGAACGAAGATGCGCAGAAGGATGTTTCGAAGGACAAACAGGAGTCTGTTAAAGAGTGCGTAGATCAGGCTCCTCCCGAACCTGTTGCAAAGGAACAGGAGAATGGTACGAGCAAAGGAACAGTGGAGGAGGAGAGAACCGAGGGACAAGAGGCGCTAAGCGAAACCATAGAAATCAAGCAGGTGGACGAGCACGAGGAAAACGATATGATTTTGAGCTACGAAACGGAAGATAGTCCTGTAAAGGCGCAAGAGATGAAGCCGCCTATCAACGAGTCGAATGATGAGAGCAAAGAAGAACTCCCATTGGCAGAGGCGAAGAGTGACGTGATTGAGAAGGAAGATTTGCAAAGCGAATCTCAAACAGACACGGAAAGCTTGTCGGTAGAGGTTTTGGAGTCCACCACCTCGGAGGTGTCCGAGGTGTCTGAGATTGTGTCGCAGAACGacgaggagaaggagaaggagaaggagaaagagaaggaagagaaggagaaagaggagaaggagaaagagaagctCGTGGCGATCGCGAAGGAGACGGATGTGTCGTTCGTGTCGTACGACCCCGCCATAATGTTGAAGGACGTGCAGATCAAGCTGAACGACTGCATGAAGGAGAACTCGAAGCTGTTCGAGACGAGCAGTGCCGAGCACGACACGCTGACGCAGCCTCCGAAAGACTCAATGTCCTTCGGGAAGACGCTGAGGAGCATGTCCGGCAGACGTTCGCTCAGCAGAATGCGCCACGTGACCTTGCGCGAGCACAGATACTCTCCGAACAACTCGATGTTCGTGAACACGTCTATGGCCTCACTGCCCTCCGACGAGACGGAGGACTTCAAGATCTTGCGATACAGCATCGGCTTGTCTGACCCGATGTCCGCGACCAACGGCAGCTCGACAGAGAAAAAACGGAAACACGACGGCGAGGAATGGAGCTCCGCCTTGAAGAAACAGAAGACAGAGTCGGAGAACAGTCTGCTCAACACCTCGATCAGCCTTCTGAAGGGACTGCGCAGGCCTATACAGGTCTCCACTCCGGTGTCCGAGATGAAGTTTCAATCGGGCAAACTGGACCTCACGGACGAGGAGAGTAATAAGTCCATGAACGAGAACGCCAAGAAGTGGTGTATCATCATGTAA
- the LOC143374015 gene encoding uncharacterized protein LOC143374015 isoform X2: protein MAKLSGIQKKIPQGQKKNFQGKIPVASKLDLNRIAKPVGRPPNSSKEKKLVVPEKPEASNSASMRPESMELEVTAEVTVQNEDAQKDVSKDKQESVKECVDQAPPEPVAKEQENGTSKGTVEEERTEGQEALSETIEIKQVDEHEENDMILSYETEDSPVKAQEMKPPINESNDESKEELPLAEAKSDVIEKEDLQSESQTDTESLSVEVLESTTSEVSEVSEIVSQNDEEKEKEKEKEKEEKEKEEKEKEKLVAIAKETDVSFVSYDPAIMLKDVQIKLNDCMKENSKLFETSSAEHDTLTQPPKDSMSFGKTLRSMSGRRSLSRMRHVTLREHRYSPNNSMFVNTSMASLPSDETEDFKILRYSIGLSDPMSATNGSSTEKKRKHDGEEWSSALKKQKTESENSLLNTSISLLKGLRRPIQVSTPVSEMKFQSGKLDLTDEESNKSMNENAKKWCIIM, encoded by the exons GGCTAAGCTGAGCGGCATACAGAAGAAGATACCGCAGGGTCAGAAGAAGAACTTTCAA GGAAAAATACCCGTGGCATCGAAGCTCGACTTGAATCGCATCGCGAAGCCAGTTGGCAGACCACCTAATAGCAGTAAGGAGAAGAAATTGGTGGTTCCAGAGAAGCCCGAGGCATCGAACTCTGCAAGCATGCGGCCAGAATCAATGGAGTTGGAAGTTACGGCAGAGGTAACTGTGCAGAACGAAGATGCGCAGAAGGATGTTTCGAAGGACAAACAGGAGTCTGTTAAAGAGTGCGTAGATCAGGCTCCTCCCGAACCTGTTGCAAAGGAACAGGAGAATGGTACGAGCAAAGGAACAGTGGAGGAGGAGAGAACCGAGGGACAAGAGGCGCTAAGCGAAACCATAGAAATCAAGCAGGTGGACGAGCACGAGGAAAACGATATGATTTTGAGCTACGAAACGGAAGATAGTCCTGTAAAGGCGCAAGAGATGAAGCCGCCTATCAACGAGTCGAATGATGAGAGCAAAGAAGAACTCCCATTGGCAGAGGCGAAGAGTGACGTGATTGAGAAGGAAGATTTGCAAAGCGAATCTCAAACAGACACGGAAAGCTTGTCGGTAGAGGTTTTGGAGTCCACCACCTCGGAGGTGTCCGAGGTGTCTGAGATTGTGTCGCAGAACGacgaggagaaggagaaggagaaggagaaagagaaggaagagaaggagaaagaggagaaggagaaagagaagctCGTGGCGATCGCGAAGGAGACGGATGTGTCGTTCGTGTCGTACGACCCCGCCATAATGTTGAAGGACGTGCAGATCAAGCTGAACGACTGCATGAAGGAGAACTCGAAGCTGTTCGAGACGAGCAGTGCCGAGCACGACACGCTGACGCAGCCTCCGAAAGACTCAATGTCCTTCGGGAAGACGCTGAGGAGCATGTCCGGCAGACGTTCGCTCAGCAGAATGCGCCACGTGACCTTGCGCGAGCACAGATACTCTCCGAACAACTCGATGTTCGTGAACACGTCTATGGCCTCACTGCCCTCCGACGAGACGGAGGACTTCAAGATCTTGCGATACAGCATCGGCTTGTCTGACCCGATGTCCGCGACCAACGGCAGCTCGACAGAGAAAAAACGGAAACACGACGGCGAGGAATGGAGCTCCGCCTTGAAGAAACAGAAGACAGAGTCGGAGAACAGTCTGCTCAACACCTCGATCAGCCTTCTGAAGGGACTGCGCAGGCCTATACAGGTCTCCACTCCGGTGTCCGAGATGAAGTTTCAATCGGGCAAACTGGACCTCACGGACGAGGAGAGTAATAAGTCCATGAACGAGAACGCCAAGAAGTGGTGTATCATCATGTAA